In Zingiber officinale cultivar Zhangliang chromosome 8B, Zo_v1.1, whole genome shotgun sequence, a single genomic region encodes these proteins:
- the LOC122015320 gene encoding chloroplastic lipocalin-like isoform X1, with protein sequence MAPLQLLSPLRPPPPPPPSSQSLSSIRGRKYIKSSLCKIVSGKEAVATHVLASFAASFMFVSLPSQVVAAEVSQYMNLCQIATAIDNGNTLKFSGMNNEGNQKFMVMRGMTTENFDPVRYSGRWFEVASLKRGFAGQGQEDCHCTQGIYSFDAQTPSIQVDTFCVHGGPDGYITGIRGKVECLSEEDTEKTETNLERREMIKEKCYLRFPTLPFIPKEPYDVITTDYDNFSIVSGAKDKSFVQIYSRTPNPGPLFIEKYKKYLENFGYNPAMIKDTPQDCEVMSSSQLSSMMSMSGMKAALTNQFPNLELKAPIELNPFTSIFDTLKKLIGLYFSNFKA encoded by the exons ATGGCTCCCTTGCAACTGCTCAGCCCCCTCCGCCCGCCTCCTCCTCCGCCTCCGTCCTCGCA GTCATTGAGCTCCATTCGTGGCCGAAAATACATAAAATCTTCATTATGTAAGATCGTATCAGGCAAGGAGGCAGTTGCTACACACGTGTTGGCTTCTTTTGCAGCTTCTTTTATGTTCGTTTCCTTGCCCTCCCAG GTGGTTGCTGCTGAAGTATCACAATACATGAAtttatgtcagattgcaacagcTATTGATAATGGTAACACTCTAAAATTTAGTGGCATGAATAACGAAGGAAATCAGAAATTTATGGTGATGAGGGGCATGACAACTGAGAATTTTGATCCAGTAAGATATTCAGGAAGGTGGTTTGAAGTAGCTTCACTTAAACGTGGATTTGCAGGCCAAGGTCAGGAAGATTGCCATTGTACACAG GGCATATATAGCTTTGATGCTCAGACTCCATCAATCCAAGTAGACACTTTCTGTGTCCATGGTGGTCCTGATGGTTATATTACTGGTATACGGGGGAAGGTTGAATGTCTTTCTGAGGAGGACACAGAAAAAACTGAAACTAATTTGGAAAGGCGAGAGATGATCAAAGAGAAATGTTACCTGCGTTTTCCAACACTTCCTTTTATACCTAAGGAACCTTATGATGTGATTACCACTGACTATGATAACTTTTCTATTGTATCTGGGGCTAAAGATAAAAGCTTCGTTCAG ATATACTCGAGAACTCCAAATCCTGGACCCTTGTTTATTGAGAAGTACAAAAAGTACCTGGAAAATTTTGGATACAATCCTGCAATGATAAAAGATACACCCCAGGACTGTGAAGTTATGTCCTCCAGCCAGCTATCTTCGATGATGTCAATGTCTGGAATGAAGGCAGCTTTAACAAATCAATTTCCCAATCTAGAGTTGAAGGCTCCAATTGAGCTTAACCCATTCACGAGTATCTTTGACACATTGAAAAAGTTAATTGGGCTCTATTTCAGTAATTTTAAAGCTTGA
- the LOC122015320 gene encoding chloroplastic lipocalin-like isoform X2: MAPLQLLSPLRPPPPPPPSSQSLSSIRGRKYIKSSLCKIVSGKEAVATHVLASFAASFMFVSLPSQVVAAEVSQYMNLCQIATAIDNGNTLKFSGMNNEGNQKFMVMRGMTTENFDPVRYSGRWFEVASLKRGFAGQGQEDCHCTQGIYSFDAQTPSIQVDTFCVHGGPDGYITGIRGKVECLSEEDTEKTETNLERREMIKEKCYLRFPTLPFIPKEPYDVITTDYDNFSIVSGAKDKSFVQIDQLAFACR; encoded by the exons ATGGCTCCCTTGCAACTGCTCAGCCCCCTCCGCCCGCCTCCTCCTCCGCCTCCGTCCTCGCA GTCATTGAGCTCCATTCGTGGCCGAAAATACATAAAATCTTCATTATGTAAGATCGTATCAGGCAAGGAGGCAGTTGCTACACACGTGTTGGCTTCTTTTGCAGCTTCTTTTATGTTCGTTTCCTTGCCCTCCCAG GTGGTTGCTGCTGAAGTATCACAATACATGAAtttatgtcagattgcaacagcTATTGATAATGGTAACACTCTAAAATTTAGTGGCATGAATAACGAAGGAAATCAGAAATTTATGGTGATGAGGGGCATGACAACTGAGAATTTTGATCCAGTAAGATATTCAGGAAGGTGGTTTGAAGTAGCTTCACTTAAACGTGGATTTGCAGGCCAAGGTCAGGAAGATTGCCATTGTACACAG GGCATATATAGCTTTGATGCTCAGACTCCATCAATCCAAGTAGACACTTTCTGTGTCCATGGTGGTCCTGATGGTTATATTACTGGTATACGGGGGAAGGTTGAATGTCTTTCTGAGGAGGACACAGAAAAAACTGAAACTAATTTGGAAAGGCGAGAGATGATCAAAGAGAAATGTTACCTGCGTTTTCCAACACTTCCTTTTATACCTAAGGAACCTTATGATGTGATTACCACTGACTATGATAACTTTTCTATTGTATCTGGGGCTAAAGATAAAAGCTTCGTTCAG ATTGATCAGCTGGCATTTGCATGTAGATGA
- the LOC122013668 gene encoding probable pectinesterase/pectinesterase inhibitor 21 — translation MGKAVILVVSVVVLVAIVATVGVLTISGHHSGSESAQLQMAEISTSQKNIREFCRPTDYQRTCETTLASVAGDDARPEDLINLAFNVTVHHIRQALHHSSVLRESARDPRTSEALANCRELLDYAVDDLRSSVGRFDSFSLDKMDKFIDDLKVWISAAITYQETCLDGFEGVNTDAAASMRKALNISAELTSNILAVVTYFGDTLDKLDLDGFGRKLLADDDGELILYPSWVSSGKRRLLQLSPAELKPDVTVAQDGSGDFKTIGEAILHVPKKSYKKVVIYIKEGVYREQVHVNRSHTNLMMVGDGPTKTKITGSLNYVDGVSTYKTATVAVVGNGFIAKDLWIENSAGPEKHQAVALRVQSDKSVFFNVRLDGYQDTLYVHTQRQFYRDCTITGTIDFIFGDAASILQNCLILARKPLDNQKNIVTAQGRKDRRCAGAIILHDCTVSADPAYFPFRHRIPTFLGRPWKEYSRTIVMQSQLDDLISPQGWLPWLGDFGLRTCFYAEIDNRGPGSDKSQRVKWRGIKNIDLNHAHKYTVEQFIKGNAWLPQTGLPFVPGLLSPMEPGRIH, via the exons ATGGGAAAGGCTGTCATCCTCGTCGTCTCCGTCGTCGTGCTCGTGGCCATCGTCGCCACCGTCGGAGTCTTAACCATTTCCGGCCACCACAGCGGCTCCGAGTCAGCACAACTTCAAATGGCCGAGATTTCCACCTCGCAGAAGAACATCCGAGAATTCTGCCGCCCCACCGACTACCAGCGGACGTGCGAGACCACGTTGGCCTCTGTCGCCGGCGACGACGCCCGGCCGGAGGATCTCATCAACTTGGCCTTCAACGTCACTGTCCACCACATCAGGCAAGCCTTGCACCATTCTTCGGTGCTGCGGGAGTCCGCCAGGGATCCTCGCACCTCCGAGGCGCTCGCGAACTGCCGCGAGCTCCTCGACTACGCCGTCGACGACCTCCGGAGCTCCGTCGGTCGCTTCGACAGCTTCTCCTTGGACAAGATGGACAAATTCATCGACGACCTGAAGGTGTGGATCAGCGCCGCCATCACCTACCAGGAGACCTGCCTCGACGGGTTTGAGGGTGTCAACACGGACGCCGCGGCGTCCATGCGCAAGGCGCTCAACATCTCCGCCGAGCTGACCAGCAACATCCTCGCCGTCGTCACCTACTTCGGAGACACTCTAGACAAGCTCGACCTCGATGGCTTCGGCCGAAAGCTCCTGGCCGACGACGACGGCGAATTAATATTATACCCTTCTTGGGTGTCTTCCGGCAAGCGGAGGCTCCTCCAGCTGAGCCCGGCGGAGCTCAAGCCCGACGTTACGGTGGCCCAGGACGGCTCCGGCGACTTCAAGACCATAGGCGAGGCAATCCTCCACGTCCCGAAGAAGAGCTACAAGAAAGTCGTCATCTACATCAAGGAAGGTGTTTACCGGGAGCAGGTCCATGTCAACCGGAGCCACACCAACCTAATGATGGTCGGCGACGGGCCAACCAAGACAAAGATCACCGGAAGCCTCAACTACGTCGACGGCGTCTCCACATACAAAACCGCCACAGTCG CCGTCGTCGGAAATGGATTCATCGCAAAGGACCTGTGGATCGAGAACTCGGCGGGGCCGGAGAAGCACCAGGCGGTGGCGCTGCGGGTGCAGTCCGACAAGTCGGTGTTTTTCAACGTGCGGTTGGACGGGTACCAGGACACTCTCTACGTCCACACCCAGCGTCAGTTCTACCGGGACTGCACCATCACCGGCACCATCGACTTCATCTTCGGCGACGCGGCCTCCATTCTCCAGAACTGCTTGATCCTGGCGCGGAAGCCGTTGGACAACCAGAAAAACATCGTGACGGCACAGGGGCGCAAGGACAGGCGGTGCGCCGGCGCCATCATCCTCCACGACTGCACCGTCAGCGCCGACCCCGCCTACTTCCCCTTCCGCCATCGGATCCCCACCTTCTTGGGACGACCGTGGAAGGAATACTCCCGGACCATCGTGATGCAGTCGCAGCTAGACGACCTGATCAGCCCCCAGGGGTGGCTGCCATGGCTAGGCGACTTCGGCCTCAGAACCTGCTTCTACGCCGAGATTGACAACCGTGGGCCCGGCTCCGATAAGAGCCAGAGGGTCAAATGGAGAGGGATCAAGAACATCGATCTCAACCACGCGCACAAGTACACCGTCGAGCAGTTCATTAAGGGAAACGCATGGCTGCCGCAAACCGGCCTGCCCTTCGTCCCCGGCCTTCTCAGTCCCATGGAACCAGGCAGGATCCATTAG